In Ciona intestinalis chromosome 7, KH, whole genome shotgun sequence, the genomic window TTTAGAAATCTAGAAcaatttttgattattttttatatttgtttatatcaGATGTATCGTTCACGCTATATGTGACGCGATTCTATAATAGCGTTCGCGATTCGAAATTTATTActgctatgacgtcatcaagtaTACTTCGTGAATAATATTCCGCGATTGCAAATAGTTCCAAAACATTTTCGCGTTTCCGCGATTTTCGTCCATTTTGTTTCCGACCTCGATTCTCACCTGCGTAGATTGATGACGTCGTCCATCATTGTGACGTGTCAATACCCATTGTCTTTGTTTACGTAAGTGTTTAAGTGGAATCTGTCGTCGCGATGCCACGCTCGACTTATTTTATCTGAGACAAATTTTAacgagaattataaaaaataaacaaaaatcgcGCTATCGTCGCGTGACACTGTAcccttgttacgtcacaactgTAAAACAATGATCATTTCCTGTCTTAAAAAtcattattattacgtcataaacttGTATTGTTACTTGAGAATGAAGTCTCGATTTTTAAGTTTCGAATTTCGTTTACTCATTTATGACGAAACAGTGAAGTATTCGGttcaattgtgacgtaataatagagGGACAATTAGCGAAAACATTTTCGAACACAACAGCCCAAATATagtatggggtaagatggtataccttcagcacatattatccaaatatcctgatcgtgttttaaacaattaacaacggtctatcgtATCAAAGTAGAAGGTACAAGGTGGTGTAAAATAAACGCAACATATATCTAGTaggggggagatgagacatctttttTTCCATTTGGTCGTttcattcagtagtaaacaaacaacattcaaagaattataaaattgtataaacTGCGTacaaactacttgagtaaaagtgtggaataaaagcgtggctgctaaacccaacatacaGTTTGGCAATACAGTTGTATCTATTTTGcaaatcgacagtcgttaaaacacgtcaTAAACAAAAGTAAGAGAAAAATCGTCAATTAAAAAGCGTAGCCGTTAAACTCAATTACCGAATTAATTGTTCTTTCAATTGTAATCATGTTCTACAATTCTAAAATCGATATTTTCTCGAAATCTTTAAAACTTCCCGCCGAACTTTCTAATTGTGTCGTCATAATCGCATAAGCCAACGTCATAATACGAATTGTTGAAATACAATGTTGTGAATGGATTATCACCTGACCGTGTGATTATGACGCATTAACTTtaattgtttcgtcataatcCTCTAAGTGCGATCACAAATTTCAGcttccgtgacgtcataatgcggTATGCACaatttgtattgtttaaaaataaagtcgGTTGTCAGTTGAATTGTGACGCTAATGGATTTAAAGATCTGGAATTGGTTGACAATTAAAATTCCTGCAAGCGTTCATGCGCgaaaagtaattttattcGAAAATCGAAACTCATTGTTTCTAACATACGTCACAATAGGGATGTACACGTAACAATGTGAATCATGATAAACTAATTGTTATCTCACAGCGCCGATCGCTCGCATGAAACTTACCCAAGGTCAGACCCCGAAATATCTCTATAGGTTCCCAGGGTGTCGGATTCCTCCCAAAGTTTTCACTGTAAACTCGCGGCCCCAGCAATTTAGGGGCGAACCCCCAACCCCCACTCACCCCTAATTACCCACTGTTTGCACACTTTAACGCGAGTCTGAATCACGACGCAAAAACGCCATTTTGGCGATGAATTTTTCCcagattatgacgtcacactaaCTATTGTTTTGAAACACAAGCGCGGGTTAGACACGCTCACTGACCGcggtttttaaaagttttttaatttaacaaaaaattgcaAGAATTTTCGAAACCGGAAACGTTTTGACAATCAGCGCGCGATACCtcactgtgacatcataatcgttttttttaacaaaccaaaCTTCGCGAAAATCGCTTccaaaagatttttaaatccaGATTTGtcgcattatgacgtcataatggccTTTTTACGCCGAAATCGTCGCTTTCGCGAAAATCGCGGCGACACCTTCGCGTTTCGCATGACTAGCCACGCGTAAAATAAGCTCTCCGTAGAGATTCGCTTGTTGTTCAGATAGACCATTGTTAGAGCGTTGTCGCGTAACAAACGATTGTTCTAAACAGGTagttctggtaaaaaaattagctgattgtgacgtaataatagcgATTGTCAAAAAGTTCGTGATGGAAATATATGATTGTTAGCATGGAAGCTTTAGCCAACTTTTTCCCCGGATTCGGTGAGCTTTGGTTGCCTTTGTTAGTCGGCTGTACAGGTTGTTCTACCAAACTTATACATCGGGTTTTGTATGttaggtttagcagccacgtttTTATTTGAGACTTTTACTCAAGTGGTTTTtaccatagcgtgttttaacgaccgttttgctgctaattttcttctctttgctgtttcaattaatttgattCTACATCGTATTCGAtgatatattaaacatttatatgaCACAGGTGCCGGGGGAGGTTATGGCTACGGTGGTCACGCGTCGTTGACCACTGGACATAATATGAACACGTCACAACAGgtatagtgacgtcataatatcgttatgacgtaatataacAATGTTTGTTACAGGAAGGGTACGGTGGTTCCGGGTATGCGCACTACTACCCGACGCAGGGTGGTTACTTCCCTAGCAACACTGCTACGtcagtgatgacgtcaccggtGACGTATCAGCTCCAGGAACCGCCGCCAGGTATGGAGGCGCGGAGTAAAATTAGTTCCTTGTAACTTGAATATTCATCCGCAGAGCATAATATAGCTGGCGAGCCGATCAAATACACGGTTGATGATTTGGACAGAAGGAAGGGAGGGAAGGCGAAGACACGGAACAGCCGGAAGAATCCCTCCCCAGGTCCCGATGCACAATTAGAGGTTAGAATtatcattgttacgtcatattatGACctgcagtgtgacgtcacaatgcagaGTATTATGGAACTACAGGTCACAATATTGATTGTGATCGATAAAAACGTCATAATACAGAGACAACTAATAGAATTACGCGCGGGTTAGAATTGTCGttcgattatgacgtcatatttagGTTCAACAGCTATGCTTTTCAACTGATGTTTTTCCGACACTTTTTAccttttaacttgttttaacgactgttgttttgctactactttctttctcttcttttaaattaatttaatctcCGCTGTCGTACTCGAGGAGATgaataaaactaataatatgttttaaaaatattgtatgttataactttcCTTATTTTAACAGCGAGTCTTCGTCTGGGACCTTGACGAAACAATCATTATTTTTCATTCCCTGTTGACGTCATCGTATGCACAAAGATACGGCAAGGTACTTGACGTCATTCATGCGTTACACGGTGCTCGGTGCTTTCGTTGCATTTTCCCATGAAGCGGGTATCACGTGGTAAAACCGCGCGATTTCCTGCAgcgaaaaaataaacaacgatTGTTAAATCACAATTACCAAGGGTGCGCGGTGACGCGTGACGGATGCTTTCGTAACAATAACTCGCCCCCGGGGCAAATGTGTTCAATTCCCGAATATTTTTCGTACGGGTCGTGTATTTTCGCacacttttttttagattagaaatttaatgttgtttaattaaatggttGGTTACATTATACTGTTTGTAGGGTGTGTAGGCGTGTCAGGCTTTCTATTAATTAAGGTTTTGACTTTTGGTTCACCCATAAAATTATAACGACCGCATTTTTCCGGTTACTTTccgttttttttactccaacTTCGTTACCGAAGCGTATAATAATCAGTTATTCATATATTTGATGAaacatgtatatttatatatgtttgatggaacttatattttttaccgtTACTCCACCCTTACGCTTGTTTATTACtacgttttttattttttatttattttataaaacatatattttcacAGGACGCTTCAAGCACGTGCGCTCTCGGTTTAAGAATGGAAGAACTCATCTTCAACCTGGCCGATAACCATCTGTTTTTCAACGACTTAGAGGTGAgtacagtatatatagtagagtggggaagatgggacagccttttgactctattttctcgtcccatttagtagtaaacaaagaacattcaaagaattattaaaacgTAGCCTCACGACgtacgttgttaattgtttaaaacacgaacaggatatttagatacaGTATTGTGtcctaaaggtgttccatcttcccccaccctactatatgtttatttctAGTCTATTGGGGTTTCTACACATTGATGAGTGTAACTCACTTGTTTAtatatcctcacatggcggggcaacgacagtgattataacacgggtgttctgtttcatacaccttgtgcccgctttcAAGTCACCACGTATgcagaggttactatccaccaagttaccgtccgaaacatctgctgatcattagtttagtatccagacagtaccgttgttatttttaaatatggccGCCATTTTGCATTTGGTGCAACTTTTTTCTGGTTTAGCAGCCAAACTTTTATTTGagacttttactcaagtagtttttacccatagcctgttttaacgactattgttttgCTACTAATTCCTtctctttattgtttaaatttaatttaatcttcgctatcgtattcaaagagataaataaaatttataacagttataacattatttccataacaatataatgacgtattaaacaacattgttacgtcacaggaaTGTGATCAAGTCCACATTGATGACGTATCATCCGACGACAACGGGCAAGACTTATCAACTTACAATTTCTCAACCGATGGTTTTCGCTCCAACACTGGCAACGTTTGCATGGCGACCGGGGTTCGAGGGGGCGTAGATTGGATGCGAAAGTTGGCGTTCAGGTATTTATAAGgttgaatatataaatatataacattgtatatgtacacatgctattttatatgggtgaagtctgACAGTGAGGCACGCAATGGGACCtttttagaccagagttggcttattacccAAGCATTTTACCTCTAGCCCAAAGTATATGGGATCAAAGCtcggtgctgctaccattgtgggcgtatgtgtccttgggaaagatacttacgacaattgctccaacccagtggtcacggttttccaaattatcagccatgcataaaaacaatcacccacaaagttacgtacgtggtaacttttaagcgagcacgaggtgtatgaaacagaacacccgtgttattacgactgtcgttgcccgccatgcgagggtaaataagttacatacgtggtaacttgtaagtgggcctgaggtgtatgaaacagaacacccatgttataacgactgttgttgccccgccatgcgaggataaataagttacatacgtggtaactcgtaagcaggcacgaggtgcataaaacagatAAATCTAATAGCAAAGATAACCAATTCACACCCATATATCCCTCCAGATACCGTAGGATCAAGGAAATGTACGAAACATACGCAGGCAATGTACAAAGTTTACTTCCCAACCACGGTCGGGACGCTTGGGCGCAACTTAGGTCCGACCTCGAGAATGTGACGGATTCTTGGCTCACCTTGGCGATGAAGTCGcttaatattataaaccaaAGGTACGGACATCAAGTACTACCCTGGGTGGTGATAtgcataattttttatcttgttttatgCGCCAGCGaagattaaatttattaacgCCAGGGTAAAGAGAGGGAGTTAGCCACGAAACGACTTTCGTTATAACATCACGCTACGGGTGATTTAAATGAAAGGGCATTTGGATTAAAAGTTTGACTGTTAAAGTTTGCAAGCAACTCACAGTGGGTTGCAAATAATATAACTAATATTCCAATACTGCTATATAGGGATGTCTGTCTATGGACAaaacagacattgctccaatccagggGTCACTAATGCTTGTAGGACCTTACACACCATAAAAAATCAATGAAACAAACCAAGATTGTATTTACTCCATAACTTATAACGTGCCGCATATTAACCCCCACCACCTGTACAGATCGAACTGTGTGAACGTGTTAGCCACCACCA contains:
- the LOC101243276 gene encoding eyes absent homolog 1 isoform X1, encoding MASGAIMTQYSPDDDVTEHTQTSPRPDCDVTRVTKDTSSPRGSPTSPVTMATMEECKSAGTTVLIQQMRDVTPIMTSDITEQTFVETSSKYNNEGAGFSPVQFQPQIMIPESSFAPPTAIPVDYQVTSQAEETSTQSQIDYATMQSQFHYPRFPTQTELTGNRAIKLEGAPQPAYSYVTQGFPAHAQYAIPGAGGGYGYGGHASLTTGHNMNTSQQEGYGGSGYAHYYPTQGGYFPSNTATSVMTSPVTYQLQEPPPEHNIAGEPIKYTVDDLDRRKGGKAKTRNSRKNPSPGPDAQLERVFVWDLDETIIIFHSLLTSSYAQRYGKDASSTCALGLRMEELIFNLADNHLFFNDLEECDQVHIDDVSSDDNGQDLSTYNFSTDGFRSNTGNVCMATGVRGGVDWMRKLAFRYRRIKEMYETYAGNVQSLLPNHGRDAWAQLRSDLENVTDSWLTLAMKSLNIINQRSNCVNVLATTTQLVPALAKLFLYGLGEVFNIENVYSATKIGKESCFERIIQRFGRNVTYVAIGDGRDEEQAAKVHNMPFWRISSHSDLMALHHALEQDYL
- the LOC101243276 gene encoding eyes absent homolog 1 isoform X2 → MASGAIMTQYSPDDDVTEHTQTSPRPDCDVTRVTKDTSSPRGSPTSPVTMATMEECKSAGTTVLIQQMRDVTPIMTSDITEQTFVETSSKYNNEGAGFSPVQFQPQIMIPESSFAPPTAIPVDYQVTSQAEETSTQSQIDYATMQSQFHYPRFPTQTGNRAIKLEGAPQPAYSYVTQGFPAHAQYAIPGAGGGYGYGGHASLTTGHNMNTSQQEGYGGSGYAHYYPTQGGYFPSNTATSVMTSPVTYQLQEPPPEHNIAGEPIKYTVDDLDRRKGGKAKTRNSRKNPSPGPDAQLERVFVWDLDETIIIFHSLLTSSYAQRYGKDASSTCALGLRMEELIFNLADNHLFFNDLEECDQVHIDDVSSDDNGQDLSTYNFSTDGFRSNTGNVCMATGVRGGVDWMRKLAFRYRRIKEMYETYAGNVQSLLPNHGRDAWAQLRSDLENVTDSWLTLAMKSLNIINQRSNCVNVLATTTQLVPALAKLFLYGLGEVFNIENVYSATKIGKESCFERIIQRFGRNVTYVAIGDGRDEEQAAKVHNMPFWRISSHSDLMALHHALEQDYL
- the LOC101243276 gene encoding eyes absent homolog 1 isoform X3, yielding MAAYPAMWGQYVYGAGGGYGYGGHASLTTGHNMNTSQQEGYGGSGYAHYYPTQGGYFPSNTATSVMTSPVTYQLQEPPPEHNIAGEPIKYTVDDLDRRKGGKAKTRNSRKNPSPGPDAQLERVFVWDLDETIIIFHSLLTSSYAQRYGKDASSTCALGLRMEELIFNLADNHLFFNDLEECDQVHIDDVSSDDNGQDLSTYNFSTDGFRSNTGNVCMATGVRGGVDWMRKLAFRYRRIKEMYETYAGNVQSLLPNHGRDAWAQLRSDLENVTDSWLTLAMKSLNIINQRSNCVNVLATTTQLVPALAKLFLYGLGEVFNIENVYSATKIGKESCFERIIQRFGRNVTYVAIGDGRDEEQAAKVHNMPFWRISSHSDLMALHHALEQDYL